The following proteins come from a genomic window of Chelonia mydas isolate rCheMyd1 chromosome 15, rCheMyd1.pri.v2, whole genome shotgun sequence:
- the PRR14L gene encoding protein PRR14L isoform X2: MLSSGVESQERSHPHPLDSSMSAVVQELYTGLPVSICSELTVGSDPNVRLDTKPEASTLVLGHSSSLLSESHRINGVENCSQETDNLDHGDKLTSDGLAGSLSEESMGAGNLAENEEAKSGSLGKQDTCAVGIQKEERESAKETQDAEEELVGCCALTSEDKWWLRQEKPQINRSGGEFSRICCTEMAVPLKSKEENQTNVQVTPEILPKPTEEVQGMKADGTRIFSKAGHRNGRVSKGLPSENNECPDIDTIMTSGEVSETNTLVPLEPLTVVETGSTKEHPQEEKECRGLTACTTMSLTTMGCAIFDSETGEVELSRSSHVNETNAAPASYQTYQQDEEKSPHNNSAVSVSKSSVEVDMPLSKESSEALCGSLRSLCSLESGNMPLEDNTIEICEIQEEYLAEEIDSPSCDDDSQRTEFLENWISKPVVEEQLSPVQSEEMSSDEPEQSETDSCTDHSYSYGSGKAAEIQRETALKNSCGMDSGHDIQESVHSESSNLPVPSSVASSTEEFPKGDLRIPSEINSLKKDGDQWKIFINDVCWGDIVKQHTKESGTLLVDTKNLVSIKTRDMHTCYNNIYNKYGNPPPTVHDFLDYGTKVGEVSLEAQLFEKETNSSSVVEDLNNSFGNAPEANCVNVNLPACKETNFASTLGEALCHDAEKSRVSLGVISELSSCNTDIVSNRDVYLDRLSKKESIIASAKLETQRTGLLLHKNEELSLVNHRNFSTSNVASKGPQKSIHSALGATEKMVIDMENEASNMYTHNDQCIKDHCSAVKTCFILSDSTSLDNATLNKDSFKVQTKLKIEEVNGLETGDLIVHNDKKAVNRPEENTHVACESVPCEDSWNCSNMFQYMANRTSTAEKLLHSACTPDESTTRLSELEISNTNIKVESFKLYDGQSEITEERLDSGTTERTSDTDKGQEQINSCALQKDEIDRIETVDSVKAHEGSHQNETSEESVNRDLNKTIFGIHLDLGNTTVVLGEGELKMYKKTVLPCEYNLSEGGTSKSDTDSSIPSHEKHLDQSFDLELSGFKHSKQPNETICQVENQYLACQSELNGPVSYKQNETRVADEVLEFQQYDLAISNTGVQTLTSSVDEPKRSVRSKENESLTLKKDEDTTALVHESSREKSFQGTFKEIMVDNSSNSMVDTDCSEYTNSISDLSEGEKVELKESDDVGSSTREDQGTFKGSMVGCSSSKSLVNANHSEYTDSLSSAKEDQKEEHTILAENTKLSALLNTGSLVMGPENKIKTIVESFSVSQSACKSLSCVPEDMTLVPEITNETCLLLDSSVNHRIIERKKACPQPELVTFTVADGPERVNQVQFEEFCVNQELSSLKGVISETPLTQNSEICLPQKDELPASSENAQIVDQDSSSASALCHDYSAIEPLELIESFERRADGNDSPSEEREKAISSLNDAVKLEVCTASHAHSKEKSVSAGPVVKEMDVISSDSIDCVQKFKRPSVDNQRQNAVTAEKIKKPMHYIFDHKNYLGVLLEDLKCSGDEIRSCVPLNAETYEKPSQTYSTEQIPEWSLNNLSDKGKTYIKDHSELGDAKLLSEIIDNYLQSKDLVKKETSEVHYNTVFSNKLSKNDTEASLKCLDCSEVCLPYELNSQSKDNRKEVIGDQMKMPHDSISAENEVSDAERLGKVGECQTLKRKMCEETEEYPAQNILLRKGRAQQIKESKDQEKAKIPLQEGVMFDSEPLDSSSDGLVASSRVMKTEGPREQLFAVMSSINDSDNKQIYSTLQGVKRPKISNDDDDKSEHMKTMDSEVESLSFHLGTHNELSADNTPFIPVSLSQPQAKSFAGDDEIHGAFGSTHKLRGLFSLKKQPRRKCKKVPTSDELKTVRKSNKVKSSAFIRNFPETVPTQEHKLLSSVYFACKPLVMEAEIAMRLDHMSKQRANRCSLLNSLKLSKCTKDPILLNRLSTMASKLLAPPKSTHRLKTLQCSSERPMVEKFSQLRSEKLLEGFSCINMKLNSHQADGLCTKMFNLQPLALYPVDYTKIHILDLSSNIPSSVFNTPISPISFHIKLDSDSLINLRGITSQQCVPNIPALGEAPVHPSQPSKWTFSFLLSQSYSGTAAFREDANLSKELHSSTLTTTEAVIPSHDIRRNPIAKRRTGCSMLGLHTVLALSSPGCYRIWTKRRNVTRRIPTVQRLFMSQFTQGLKGLRSPSSVSDDLFSSLPYSLGRVLSIWSQHGPSACPSEFTPLHSNHCKWQPSLGIENSYAVLPHMTVQGSEAARTTGAEIRLERSLSDLLPKSCTFPESAVSPLRLSVPELQVHPFDELDASLPLCPTSQSATELKKTHRTWITIKAELLQLIERAPCIPLVYATPALIGSSWC; the protein is encoded by the exons AAGAAAACCAAACAAACGTACAGGTGACACCTGAAATTctgccaaagcccactgaagaagTACAAGGTATGAAGGCTGATGGGACTAGGATATTTAGTAAAGCAGGACACAGGAATGGCAGAGTGAGTAAAGGTCTTCCATCTGAGAACAATGAATGCCCAGATATAGACACTATCATGACCAGTGGTGAGGTTTCAGAAACCAACACCTTAGTTCCCTTAGAGCCTTTAACAGTTGTGGAGACTGGATCAACAAAAGAACATccacaagaagaaaaagaatgtaGAGGATTAACAGCCTGTACTACCATGTCATTGACCACCATGGGTTGTGCTATTTTTGATTCAGAGACTGGAGAAGTAGAGTTGTCTAGATCAAGCCATGTTAATGAAACTAATGCAGCACCTGCAAGTTACCAGACTTACCAGCAAGATGAAGAAAAGAGCCCTCATAACAACAGTGCTGTTTCTGTATCTAAAAGTAGTGTTGAAGTTGATATGCCTCTCTCAAAAGAAAGCTCTGAAGCTTTATGTGGTTCATTAAGAAGTTTGTGTAGTCTGGAATCTGGAAATATGCCACTAGAAGACAACACTATTGAGATCTGTGAAATACAGGAGGAGTATCTTGCAGAAGAGATAGACAGCCCAAGCTGTGATGATGATAGTCAAAGAACTGAGTTTCTAGAGAACTGGATCTCCAAGCCTGTGGTGGAAGAACAGCTCTCTCCAGTGCAGAGTGAAGAAATGTCCAGCGATGAGCCTGAACAATCGGAAACGGATAGTTGCACTGACCATTCCTACAGCTATGGTTCTGGGAAAGCTGCTGAAATCCAGAGAGAAACTGCTCTGAAGAACAGTTGTGGCATGGATAGTGGGCATGATATTCAAGAAAGCGTTCATTCAGAGAGCTCTAATTTGCCAGTTCCTAGTTCTGTTGCTTCATCAACTGAGGAGTTTCCAAAAGGAGATTTAAGAATCCCTTCAGAAATTAATAGCTTGAAAAAGGATGGGGACCAgtggaaaatatttattaatgatgtGTGCTGGGGTGATATAGTGAAACAACATACAAAAGAAAGTGGCACTCTATTGGTGGACACAAAAAACCTTGTCAGTATTAAGACTCGAGACATGCATACATGCTATAATAATATCTACAATAAATATGGAAACCCTCCTCCCACTGTTCATGACTTTCTGGACTATGGCACCAAGGTAGGTGAAGTTTCCCTTGAGGCACAACTGTTTGAAAAGGAAACCAACAGCAGTTCAGTGGTAGAAGATCTGAACAACAGTTTTGGTAACGCTCCAGAAGCAAATTGTGTTAATGTTAACCTGCCTGCATGCAAAGAAACTAACTTTGCTTCCACACTAGGTGAAGCTCTTTGTCATGATGCAGAAAAATCAAGAGTGTCTCTTGGAGTTATAAGTGAACTTTCTTCTTGTAATACTGATATAGTTTCAAACCGAGATGTGTACCTGGACAGACTGTCTAAAAAAGAATCCATCATTGCTTCTGCAAAACTGGAGACACAGCGTACGGGCCTTCTGCTTCATAAAAATGAAGAACTGTCTTTAGTAAATCACAGGAATTTCAGTACTTCTAATGTAGCAAGTAAAGGTCCCCAGAAGAGCATCCACTCTGCACTGGGGGCTACAGAGAAGATGGTCATTGATATGGAAAATGAAGCAAGTAACATGTATACTCATAATGACCAGTGTATAAAAGACCACTGTTCAGCTGTCAAGACCTGCTTCATCTTATCAGATAGTACCAGCTTGGATAATGCTACACTGAACAAGGATTCTTTTAAAGTGCAGACTAAATTGAAGATTGAAGAAGTCAATGGCTTGGAAACAGGAGACTTAATTGTACATAATGATAAAAAGGCAGTCAACCGTCCTGAGGAGAACACTCATGTAGCATGTGAATCTGTTCCTTGTGAAGATAGTTGGAATTGCAGCAATATGTTTCAGTATATGGCAAATCGTACTTCCACAGCAGAGAAGCTATTGCATTCAGCTTGCACTCCAGATGAGTCCACGACTAGATTATCAGAACTGGAGATTTCAAATACAAATATCAAAGTAGAAAGCTTTAAACTCTATGATGGCCAGAGTGAAATAACAGAGGAAAGGCTAGATTCTGGCACCACAGAGAGAACTTCTGATACAGATAAGGGACAAGAACAAATTAACTCTTGTGCATTACAGAAAGATGAAATTGATAGAATAGAAACTGTGGATAGTGTAAAAGCTCATGAAGGCAGTCACCAAAATGAGACTAGTGAAGAGTCAGTCAACAGAGATTTGAACAAAACCATATTTGGTATCCATCTTGATCTTGGCAACACAACAGTAGTCCTGGGAGAGGGAGAATTAAAGATGTACAAGAAGACTGTGTTACCTTGTGAATACAATCTTTCCGAAGGCGGCACTTCAAAGAGTGACACAGACTCCAGCATCCCAAGTCATGAAAAACATTTGGACCAATCCTTTGACTTAGAATTGTCAGGTTTTAAACATTCAAAGCAACCAAATGAGACCATTTGTCAGGTGGAAAATCAATATCTTGCATGTCAAAGTGAGCTTAACGGGCCAGTTTCATATAAGCAAAATGAAACCCGAGTAGCTGATGAAGTTCTAGAGTTCCAACAGTATGACTTAGCCATCTCCAACACTGGTGTACAAACTTTGACAAGTTCAGTGGATGAACCTAAAAGATCTGTCCGCTCCAAGGAAAATGAATCATTAACTCTAAAGAAAGATGAAGACACAACTGCACTGGTTCATGAGTCTTCAAGAGAAAAGAGTTTTCAAGGAACTTTCAAAGAAATAATGGTTGATAACTCTTCCAATAGTATGGTAGATACAGACTGTTCAGAATACACAAATTCCATCAGCGATCTATCGGAAGGGGAGAAAGTAGAATTAAAAGAATCTGATGATGTAGGTAGCAGTACAAGGGAAGATCAAGGAACTTTCAAAGGAAGTATGGTGGGATGTAGTTCTTCCAAAAGTTTGGTAAATGCGAACCATTCAGAATACACAGACTCTCTCAGTAGTGCAAAGGAAGATCAAAAAGAAGAACATACAATATTGGCAGAAAATACCAAACTTTCTGCATTATTGAACACGGGTAGCTTGGTTATGGGCCCGGAAAATAAAATTAAGACCATTGTTGAATCCTTTTCTGTGTCTCAGTCAGCCTGCAAGAGTCTTTCATGTGTACCAGAAGATATGACTCTTGTTCCAGAGATCACAAATGAAACATGCTTACTGTTGGATTCTtcagtaaatcatagaatcatagaaagaaagaaagcttgtCCTCAGCCAGAACTTGTGACTTTTACAGTTGCTGATGGTCCAGAGCGCGTGAATCAAGTGCAGTTTGAAGAGTTCTGTGTGAATCAAGAGCTTTCCAGTTTGAAAGGAGTAATTTCAGAAACACCTTTAACTCAGAACTCAGAAATCTGCCTGCCTCAAAAAGATGAGCTGCCTGCATCATCTGAGAATGCACAGATAGTTGACCAGGATTCATCTTCAGCAAGTGCCCTCTGTCATGACTATTCTGCTATAGAACCTCTTGAGCTGATAGAGTCATTTGAGAGAAGAGCTGATGGCAACGACAGCCCAtctgaagagagagaaaaagcaattAGCTCCCTAAATGATGCAGTTAAACTAGAAGTGTGTACGGCTTCTCATGCTCACAGCAAGGAGAAGTCTGTAAGTGCAGGGCCAGTTGTAAAAGAGATGGATGTAATTTCATCAGACAGTATTGATTGTGTACAGAAGTTTAAAAGACCATCTGTAGACAACCAGAGGCAAAATGCAGTAACtgcagaaaaaataaagaagcCAATGCATTATATTTTTGACCATAAAAATTATTTAGGAGTTTTGCTAGAAGACTTGAAATGTTCCGGTGACGAAATTAGAAGCTGTGTGCCTCTGAATGCTGAGACTTATGAAAAGCCTTCACAAACCTACTCTACTGAACAGATCCCAGAATGGAGTTTGAATAACCTTTCAGATAAAGGGAAAACTTACATTAAAGATCATTCAGAATTAGGAGATGCCAAGTTGCTTTCAGAAATCATAGACAATTATTTGCAATCTAAAGACTTagttaaaaaagaaacatcagAAGTCCATTATAACACAGTATTTAGCAATAAGCTGTCAAAAAACGACACAGAAGCATCTTTAAAATGTCTCGATTGCAGCGAAGTGTGTCTGCCTTATGAATTAAATTCACAGAGCAAAGACAACAGGAAAGAGGTTATAGGAGACCAAATGAAGATGCCGCATGACTCAATCAGTGCAGAAAATGAGGTGTCTGATGCAGAGAGATTGGGCAAAGTAGGTGAATGTCAAACTCTTAAGCGAAAGATGTGTGAGGAGACTGAAGAATATCCAGCTCAAAACATCCTACTCCGTAAGGGGCGGGCACAGCAAATAAAGGAGTCAAAAGATCAAGAgaaagcaaaaatcccattgcagGAGGGTGTGATGTTTGATAGTGAGCCTTTAGATAGTTCTTCAGATGGACTGGTAGCATCTTCAAGAGTCATGAAGACCGAAGGTCCTAGAGAGCAACTCTTTGCTGTCATGAGCAGTATAAATGATAGTGACAATAAACAAATTTATAGCACTTTACAAGGAGTCAAAAGGCCAAAGATTtccaatgatgatgatgataagtcAGAGCATATGAAGACTATGGACTCAGAAGTGGAAAGCCTGAGCTTTCATTTAGGGACCCACAATGAATTGTCAGCAGATAATACCCCTTTCATTCCTGTTTCTCTCTCACAACCACAAGCTAAAAGCTTTGCTGGGGATGATGAAATCCACGGTGCCTTTGGAAGTACACACAAACTAAGAGGACTTTTTTCATTAAAGAAGCAGCCACGAAGGAAGTGCAAAAAGGTCCCCACATCAGATGAGCTCAAAACTGTAAGAAAAAGTAACAAAGTTAAAAGCTCAGCTTTTATAAGGAATTTCCCTGAAACTGTTCCTACGCAAGAACACAAACTCCTCAGCTCTGTATATTTTGCATGTAAACCATTAGTAATGGAAGCAGAAATAGCCATGAGACTCGACCATATGTCAAAGCAGAGAGCCAATAGGTGCAGTTTGTTGAACAGCTTGAAACTTAGTAAATGTACCAAAGATCCAATACTGTTAAACAGGCTGTCTACTATGGCCAGTAAACTACTGGCCCCGCCCAAAAGCACCCACAGGTTAAAGACTCTGCAATGTTCCTCTGAACGTCCAATGGTCGAAAAGTTCAGCCAACTTAGATCTGAAAAGCTACTGGAAGGTTTTTCATGCATTAACATGAAGTTAAACTCTCACCAGGCTGATGGCTTGTGCACCAAGATGTTCAACCTTCAGCCATTGGCACTTTATCCTGTAGACTACACCAAAATACACATTTTAGACTTGAGTAGCAACATTCCATCATCAGTCTTCAATACCCCCATTTCCCCAATTTCTTTTCATATAAAATTGGACTCTGATTCATTGATAAACCTCAGAGGGATTACATCCCAACAGTGTGTACCTAATATACCAGCTTTAGGAGAGGCACCAGTACATCCGTCACAGCCTTCAAAATGGACCTTCTCTTTCCTCCTGTCCCAAAGCTACTCAGGTACAGCAGCTTTCAGGGAAGACGCTAATCTCAGTAAGGAGCTGCACTCTTCTACTCTAACAACCACAGAGGCTGTAATCCCTAGTCATGACATTAGGAGAAATCCCATAGCTAAAAGAAGAACAGGGTGCTCCATGCTTGGCCTTCACACAGTGTTAGCACTTTCTTCCCCTGGATGTTACAGGATCTggacaaaaagaagaaatgtaacCCGTCGAATTCCTACTGTCCAGAGACTGTTTATGTCACAATTCACACAGGGTTTGAAAGGGTTAAGGTCTCCATCTTCGGTATCAGATGACCTCTTCTCTTCATTGCCCTACTCACTGGGCAGGGTACTTTCCATATGGAGCCAGCATGGTCCTTCTGCCTGTCCCTCCGAATTCACTCCTCTCCATTCCAATCACTGCAAGTGGCAGCCAAGTCTGGGCATCGAGAACAG TTATGCCGTGTTACCACACATGACTGTCCAGGGATCAGAAGCTGCAAGGACCACGGGTGCTGAGATAAG GCTGGAACGTTCACTCTCTGATTTGCTACCAAAGTCTTGCACATTTCCAGAATCAGCAGTATCTCCACTCAGGCTTTCAGTACCTGAATTACAGGTCCATCCCTTTGATGAACTCGATGCTTCTCTCCCACTATGTCCCACATCCCAGAGCGCCACCGAATTGAAAAAA ACACACAGGACCTGGATCACTATAAAGGCAGAGCTTTTACAACTGATAGAGAGAGCTCCTTGCATTCCTCTGGTCTATGCTACTCCTGCGTTAATTGGGAGTAGTTGGTGCTGA